One Oenanthe melanoleuca isolate GR-GAL-2019-014 chromosome 3, OMel1.0, whole genome shotgun sequence DNA segment encodes these proteins:
- the GTF2H5 gene encoding general transcription factor IIH subunit 5 translates to MVNVLKGVLVECDPAMKQFLLYLDESNALGKKFIIQDLDETHVFVLAELVNFLQERVGELMDQNSFPITQK, encoded by the exons ATGGTGAATGTTCTGAAAGGTGTTCTGGTGGAGTG tGACCCAGCAATGAAGCAGTTTCTGCTCTACTTGGATGAGTCAAATGCTTTGGGAAAGAAGTTCATCATACAAGACCTGGATGAAACTCATGTCTTTGTATTAGCTGAGTTGGTCAACTTCCTTCAGGAGAGAGTGGGAGAGTTAATGGACCAGAACTCGTTTCCTATTACTCAGAAGTGA